From one Caldithrix abyssi DSM 13497 genomic stretch:
- a CDS encoding IPT/TIG domain-containing protein, translated as MKKLIIIFALIFLHISGCKNDYPPSLWDPNFEAEPDPVITAIQPDSAFGGIGIITILGENFSADPRKNHVYFNGEKGEVLEASATQLKVRVPNLYGDDVVIKVRVEGALMFAEFAPYKLMRVWTEYSDFNEYDDAFAMAVDADENLYVSLAQDNKGKKKKIVKVTPDGTRYDYASTTVDKASGMRVGPGGDLFYVNILQAVFRVPAGGGQDQIYKVLTGGVFDLDFDANGNIFLAGNASKVFVLQPDKTAKIVAQYDKISFNAVRVFNNYVYLAGSYTGADTTQVQEGVWRNEILNAEGDLGPNELVFDWHSHFPQNNLLSMVIAEDGDIIIGSDTPDPLIAIHPDGRFEPVYPGVIEPPASSMVWGNGDYLYINRRSSEASKKRILRVNMLRKSAPYFGRQ; from the coding sequence ATGAAAAAATTGATAATTATATTTGCGCTGATCTTTTTACATATTAGCGGCTGCAAAAATGATTACCCACCCAGCCTGTGGGATCCGAATTTCGAAGCTGAACCCGATCCGGTAATTACGGCTATTCAGCCCGATTCCGCTTTTGGCGGTATCGGCATTATTACCATTTTGGGTGAAAATTTTTCGGCGGATCCTCGCAAAAATCACGTTTACTTTAATGGCGAAAAGGGAGAGGTTTTAGAAGCCAGCGCCACACAGTTGAAGGTTAGGGTGCCCAATCTTTATGGCGACGACGTCGTGATTAAAGTTCGGGTGGAAGGCGCATTGATGTTCGCAGAATTTGCGCCCTACAAATTAATGCGCGTCTGGACGGAATATAGCGATTTTAACGAATACGACGATGCGTTTGCCATGGCGGTAGATGCAGACGAAAACTTGTATGTTTCTCTGGCGCAGGACAATAAAGGTAAAAAGAAAAAAATTGTAAAGGTTACGCCCGACGGTACGCGCTACGATTACGCTTCGACCACCGTGGATAAAGCTTCGGGGATGCGCGTTGGCCCAGGCGGAGACCTTTTTTATGTGAATATCTTGCAGGCTGTTTTTCGAGTTCCAGCCGGAGGCGGTCAGGATCAGATTTATAAAGTGCTTACCGGCGGTGTATTTGATCTCGACTTTGACGCTAACGGCAACATCTTTTTAGCCGGCAATGCTTCCAAGGTATTTGTGTTGCAACCCGATAAAACCGCAAAAATTGTGGCACAATATGATAAAATATCTTTTAACGCCGTACGCGTATTTAATAACTATGTTTATCTGGCCGGAAGTTACACCGGAGCAGACACCACGCAGGTGCAGGAAGGCGTCTGGCGTAATGAAATTTTAAATGCCGAAGGCGATTTGGGTCCAAATGAATTGGTGTTTGACTGGCATAGTCATTTTCCGCAAAACAACTTACTTTCGATGGTTATTGCTGAAGATGGCGACATCATCATTGGAAGCGATACCCCCGATCCGTTGATTGCGATTCATCCGGATGGCCGTTTTGAGCCTGTTTATCCTGGCGTAATCGAACCGCCGGCCTCCTCGATGGTGTGGGGTAACGGCGATTATTTATACATTAACCGTCGTAGTAGCGAAGCTTCTAAAAAACGTATATTGCGCGTTAATATGCTAAGAAAAAGCGCGCCTTATTTTGGACGACAATAA
- a CDS encoding PorV/PorQ family protein yields MKYPSQIFLIILGILTFTWQTIPLQAQDKLAQTGFQFLSVGQDARAVAMGEAYTTVEGNSSGLFYNPASLSRLETTIEVTANYFEWIADINYTSFSVGFRPRNGQFGVIGLSVMNVDYGTLQGTMVWANHQGFIDTEEFNPHAIAIGVGYSKYLTNKFAVGGQVKYVAQSLGRSVIPDEGVKDNIASTMAFDFGTIYRTGFKSFTFGMMVRNFSQEIKFEKESFQLPLTFNIGFSANLFDFILTDAKEQTLLLSVNAVHPRSYPEYINVGMEYEYKRFLALRCGYISNHDEYGMTYGFGVKALHFGVDYAFTPFGVFNQVHRFSVRFHY; encoded by the coding sequence ATGAAATATCCAAGCCAGATTTTTTTAATAATACTTGGAATATTAACGTTTACATGGCAAACCATCCCCCTGCAGGCACAAGATAAACTGGCTCAAACCGGTTTTCAATTTTTAAGTGTGGGGCAAGACGCTCGTGCCGTTGCCATGGGCGAAGCCTACACCACTGTGGAAGGAAATTCCAGCGGTTTGTTCTACAACCCCGCCAGTTTGTCCCGTTTAGAAACGACCATAGAAGTAACAGCCAATTATTTTGAGTGGATTGCCGATATCAATTACACCTCGTTTAGCGTTGGATTTCGGCCTCGTAATGGCCAGTTCGGGGTTATTGGTTTGAGCGTGATGAACGTTGATTATGGAACCTTACAGGGTACAATGGTCTGGGCGAACCACCAGGGTTTTATTGACACAGAGGAATTTAATCCGCATGCGATTGCAATAGGTGTGGGATATTCTAAATACCTTACCAATAAGTTTGCCGTGGGCGGTCAGGTCAAATATGTGGCTCAATCCCTGGGCAGAAGCGTTATCCCGGATGAAGGGGTTAAAGATAATATCGCCTCGACCATGGCTTTCGATTTTGGAACTATTTACCGTACTGGATTTAAAAGCTTTACTTTTGGTATGATGGTCCGCAATTTTTCTCAAGAAATTAAATTTGAAAAAGAAAGCTTTCAATTGCCGTTAACCTTTAATATTGGCTTTTCGGCTAATCTATTTGATTTCATTTTAACAGACGCGAAAGAACAAACGCTTTTATTAAGCGTAAATGCCGTGCATCCGCGTTCATATCCCGAGTATATCAACGTTGGAATGGAATACGAATATAAACGCTTTTTGGCGTTGCGCTGCGGTTATATTTCAAACCATGACGAATACGGAATGACGTATGGTTTTGGCGTTAAGGCGCTCCATTTCGGGGTTGATTATGCATTTACGCCATTTGGCGTTTTTAATCAGGTTCATCGATTTAGCGTGCGCTTTCATTATTAA